One Rossellomorea aquimaris DNA window includes the following coding sequences:
- a CDS encoding carbamoyl phosphate synthase small subunit, which translates to MKRQLILDDGTVFVGEGFGANKETVGEVVFNTSMTGYQEILSDPSYCGQLVTLTYPLVGNYGINRDDFESITPAIKAFIVREVADFPSNWRNESTLDELLKVKGIPGISNIDTRKLTRIIRQHGAMKGIICSAEFDPKEMLKKLHDTALRTDQVMQVSTKTAYASPGRGYRVVLMDFGMKHGILRELNKRDCDVIVVPHHTSAEEIRRLQPDGIMLSNGPGDPKDVPEAIETIKELLGEIPLFGICLGHQLFALACGGDSFKMKFGHRGGNHPVKDLKTGKVALTSQNHGYAVDEKSLTGTSLQVTHMAINDGTVEGLKHLDFPAFTVQYHPEASPGPEDSNYLFDDFLQLMKEEKRKELQHA; encoded by the coding sequence GAAGTGGTTTTCAACACAAGTATGACAGGATATCAGGAAATTCTATCTGACCCATCATACTGTGGACAGCTTGTCACTTTAACCTATCCCCTCGTAGGGAACTATGGAATCAATCGCGACGATTTTGAATCCATCACCCCGGCAATCAAAGCGTTCATTGTGAGAGAAGTTGCAGATTTTCCTTCTAACTGGAGAAATGAATCAACATTGGATGAATTATTAAAAGTAAAAGGAATTCCAGGAATTTCAAATATCGATACAAGAAAGTTAACTAGAATCATCAGACAGCATGGGGCAATGAAAGGTATCATTTGTTCAGCTGAATTTGATCCAAAAGAAATGCTTAAAAAATTGCATGATACTGCTCTAAGAACTGATCAAGTCATGCAGGTTTCGACGAAAACAGCTTATGCCAGCCCGGGAAGAGGATATCGTGTCGTGTTAATGGACTTTGGAATGAAACACGGAATCTTGAGAGAATTAAACAAGCGTGATTGTGACGTGATTGTGGTTCCTCACCATACATCAGCGGAAGAAATTCGTCGCTTGCAGCCTGACGGGATCATGCTCTCAAATGGACCGGGGGATCCGAAAGATGTACCGGAAGCGATAGAAACGATTAAAGAGCTCCTGGGAGAAATTCCACTCTTCGGAATTTGTTTAGGGCATCAATTATTTGCTCTAGCGTGTGGAGGAGACTCCTTCAAAATGAAATTTGGTCACAGAGGAGGCAACCATCCAGTAAAAGACTTGAAAACTGGAAAAGTAGCACTGACCTCTCAGAACCACGGCTATGCTGTAGATGAAAAATCATTGACAGGAACAAGCCTTCAAGTTACTCACATGGCCATCAATGATGGAACTGTAGAAGGTTTAAAGCATTTAGACTTCCCGGCCTTCACGGTTCAGTATCACCCGGAAGCATCTCCTGGACCTGAGGATTCAAATTACTTATTCGATGATTTCTTACAACTAATGAAAGAAGAGAAAAGAAAGGAGCTTCAACATGCCTAA